The sequence below is a genomic window from Pirellulales bacterium.
CCTTGCGTCTCCACCAACCGTCCATCGTCCATCTAAGCCGGACGGAATCCCACGCCACCCAGCTCCATGCTTATTCTTCCCAACTCTCCTGAATTGACCAAGCCCGATTTGTGTCAACGCGGAGCGTGCGCGGTATAGCACTCGAAGGCGCCCCTGCTACGCCGGCGGTTCCCGAACCGGCTTCGCTGACGCTCTTCGGCCTAGGTTTAACAGGCATGGCGCTCATGGCGCGCCGCCGGAAGTAAAGCAAGCTCGCGTCACGACCGGGCTTCTCCCCGTCGAGCGCTGGACGGGGGGAAGAAGTAAGCGCCCTGGGTCGATTGCTAGCTCCCAATCATTGGCTCCGCGGAGGCAAGCTCCGTGGCGGCCGAAGGTCTCATTTTTGGCCGCGCACGGTATAACTTCACGACAGTGGACTTTGGGGATGGCCCTCTGTCTGTAGCGTTTCTCAATGGTTTAACCGTGCGTCAGTTCCTGGATGGGGCCAACTCAACGCTGGGTGGCGGTCCCAGCCTCGGCGGCCTGCCCTATTATGATATCGATGCCCTTACCGCAACACTGAACATTACTTTCGACCAAGGCAACGTGACCCCGTTTGCGCAGGATCATCTCGTAGCCCCCGCGTCCGGCGGCGGTCGGACGCCGCCTGCCGTGCCGGAGCCGTCCAGCTTAATGCTCTTGGGCTCCGGCCTGCTCGGCCTCGCCGCGACTCGCCGCTGGCGGAGGCGTCTAGCTCGCCATCATTCATCAGCCCATACCAACCCGAAGCGCAAGCGAGGTGGAGCAATCGCCTTACCTCGCTAGCGCTTCGGGTTAGTGTGAAGCGCTTTGTCGAGCATTCTCGGGGCTGATGAATAATCCGGGCTAGCTCGCCATCCGCTTCACCATCGAGGCAAGTGAAATGGCCCTACACGGCGCCACCCGACGTCGTGGAATTCGAACTCCTGCGCCGCGAGCCTGAGGCGCTGCTGAAAACCCGGAGTTTTGGTTCCTGGAACCTTTTCTTGACCTCCTGGAACCTTTTCTTGACCCGAGGCGCCGTATTCTATTCTGTTGGCCTCCCAATGAGCATTAAAAGGCGTCAATCCGTCAACGGAAAGTCGAACTCGTTTTTTCCGTCCGCCGTGACGGTGGCCGACAAGCCCGACTTGGCCGCGTCGGCGTACTTGGCAGGCAGCAGGTCTTTGGGCTCGGCGGGCGGCGGGGCGTTGGGGTCGGGCGGAACGAATTGGTAATCCGCCGGCAGTCCCCCATCTCCAAGTTCCTCCGTGCTCGATGACTCCGGCTCGACGAGAGGAGCTTCCTTCTTGACGATCGCAACCTGGTAACTGCCCAGCGGGACGTTCTCCCCGGCGGCCGTCGCCAGCTTGAATTTGCCTTCCGCATCGGTCCGGCCGAAGGCCGGGGTGCTGGCCGACACGAACGTCACGTTGGCGCCTTCCACCGGGCTTCCCTGATAGGTGACCGCACCGGTGACCGGCCGTCCGTTCGGGTCGCCCCGTTTTGCGCGGGAGCATCCTTGGCTGCCGCCCAAGCCGAGCCCGGCCAGGGCGATCCAAGCGGCAAGGCAAAACGAGCGGGCAAAACGATCCGATCCCATTTTCATCAACTCCTTGAGCTGTTCGAGCGCGCCTGAATATGGAATACGCACACGGCCCACGCCGCGGCGTGCGCGATAAACCCCGGCGTCTTCGCGACGGAGGCAGAATCCGCAAGCACAAAAGGTTGTTGTCCGATTCAACCGCTTGGGTTGACGCTGCTTGCCGCGCCTTCGCCTCCATCTCGGGAGCCCATGGCCCCCCAGATCCCGTAGGGACTGGGCCCCTTGTTGACTTCGGCCATTCCCAGGTTCCCGGTATTGATTCCGTCGCTGATGAACTGGACCGAACCATCGACCATCAAACCGTTGACGCCCCCTGGGTGGTTGCTCGACGGCGAATAAACGCCGCCGTGACCATCGGCATATTGATTATAGGTAATGATGCACGAAGGGGAGTTCGGCGGCAATACGGTGGTGAAACCGCAACGCTCCGTCTCGCCGTCGGTCCAATCGGTGCCAAAATACCCCTTGACATTCGACGAGTTGGCATAATACATGCCGTTGGCCGTGGCCAAACAGATGCCCGGGCTGGTATTCACGCCCGCAAGGCCGTTGACCGTGCCCTCCTTGACGCTCACCAACGCCCCGCCCTTGCCGGTACCGAAGCCGGCTCGGATCCGCTCGCTCATGGCGATCGTGTTGCTCGTGCCGTCGGTCACCATGGCGAGCTTGATCGTGTTCCTCCAGAGGAACATCCCGCGGTTCCAACTGATCGGGTTTGTATTGAAGCAGTTGTTGTAAATCGAATCGCCGTGGCTGAACGCATAGTTGTTGTTCCCGACCGCGCCCGGTCCGGGGACAGGCCGGGTGTCGGAGGGACAGAGCAACGACGGAACCTGGACGTTCCAATTCTTCCAGCCGGTCCAGCCGACCGGACCATAGGGCGGAGCTCCATTGCCTCCCGACTCGATCATCTGGTAAAGCGCTTGCTGCTCGATGTACGGCAGCAGCGGAATGAAGCCGCTCACCCGAGAGCAATTGCCGGGCGGGGAAATGCACGGGCCGGTGCCCCCTTTGCCGAACGGGAACGTGTTGTTGACGTCATGATAATTCTGCAAGCCCACGCCAAGCTGCTTCAAGTTGTTGACGCATTGCGTGCGGCGCGCCGCCTCGCGCGCCGCCTGCACCGCTGGCAGCAACAGCGCGATCAGAATGCCAATGATGGCAATCACTACCAGCAACTCCACCAACGTAAACGCTCGTCGGGAGCCAGCGAGACTTGCCTGTTCCCCCTCGGCCCCTCGGCTATAAAACCTCGACATCGGATAACCTCGCAGGATCTTGAAATGAAAGCGGCCCGCCGGACTTTGGGAACTGTACCGGCATCCTAAGCCAACGGTTAATATGCGCGTTGTGTGCATATTAAGTCAATGCTTTTTAATTTTCACGCAAAAGCAGCCATTACTCACGGCTGCCGCTTGGCCCAACAGCCAGACTTGCGGCCGCCGGCGACACCCAGGCCTGGATTCGCCAGCAGCCGGCCAGGCAGGAAGGAGCAGCCGCGCCGGCGGAGATGTGCGACGCGCCCGCCAGCGGGCGAACGTCTGCAGGGCGACGCGGCAAGCCCTTTTGCTTTATGCGCTTCGGACGCGGTTGCCCAGCGAGTCTCGTTGACGCTGGCGGCCGGGAACCCTAAACTCGGCCGGTAAGCAGCGATCGTTATTCACCTCAACCGCTTGGCAGAAAAGCATGACTGCACCGACCGCAACGGCGCCGACCAAATCAATCCAACAACTGGCCATCAACACCATCCGCACTCTGGCCATGGACGGCGTGCAGAAGGCCAACAGCGGCCATCCGGGCACGCCGATGGCCCTGGCGCCGGTGGCTTATAGCCTGTGGAACGAGGTGTTGAAATACGACCCGGATCAGCCAAACTGGCCGAACCGCGACCGCTTCGTGCTCTCCTGCGGCCATGCCTCGATGCTGCTCTATTCGACGCTGTACCTGGCGCGCGTCAAGCAGGCCGGCCCCGACGGCAAGCCGACCGACGAATTGGCCATTCCGCTCGACCAACTCCAGCAGTTCCGCCAACTGCACAGCCGTTGCCCAGGACACCCGGAATACGGCGAGTCGAGCGGCATCGAGACCACGACCGGACCGCTGGGCCAGGGCATCAGCAACAGCGTGGGCATGGCCATCGCCGAGCGCTGGCTGGCCGCGCACTTCAACCAGCCCGGCTTCAAGCTGTTCGACTATCGCGTCTACGCCTTGTGCAGCGACGGCGACCTGATGGAAGGGGTGGGCTCCGAAGCGGCCTCGATCGCCGGCCACCTGAAGCTCTCGAATCTGTGCTGGATTTACGACGATAACAAAATCACGATCGAAGGCGAAACGTCGCTGGCCTTCAGCGAAGACGTCGGCCGGCGATTCGAGGGCTACGGCTGGCGCGCCATTCACGTCGACGACGCCAACGACCTGGCGGCCTTGAACGACGCCTACCAGGAGTTTCTCAAAACCGACGACCGGCCGACGATCATCATCGTCAAGAGCCACATCGGCTACGGCTCGCCTCACAAGCAGGACAACCACAGCGCGCACGGCTCGCCGCTGGGCGAAGACGAAGTGCGGCTGACCAAAGAGGTCTACGGCTGGCCGGCCGACGCCAAGTTTCTCGTGCCGCCCGAAGTGGTCGAGCACTTCGCCGACGGCGTCGGCGCCCGCGGCAAGAAGCTGCACGCCGAATGGCGAGCAAAGTTGGCCGACTACGCCAAGAAGTTCCCCGAGTTGTACGACCAGTTGCAGCGGATCGAACGCCGCGAGCTGCCGAAGGACTGGGAAAGCGGCATTCCGACCTTCGCGGCCGACGCCAAGGGGCTGGCGACGCGCGTCTCGTCGGGCAAGGTGCTCAATGGTCTCTGCTCGAAGATTCCCTGGCTGGTCGGCGGCGCCGCCGACCTGGCGCCTTCGACGATGACCAACATGAACGACGTCGGCAGCTTCGAAGCCGGCGGGTACGACGGCCGCAACATGCACTTCGGCATCCGCGAACACGGCATGGCCGCAGCGGTCAACGGCATGGTGCTCTCCGGGCTGCGATCCTTCGGCGCCACGTTCTTCGTGTTCGCCGACTATTGCCGCCCGTCGATCCGCTTGGCGTCGATCATGAAGATTCCCTCGGTGTTCATTTTCACGCACGATTCGATCGGCGTTGGCGAAGACGGCCCGACGCACGAGCCGGTCGAGCACCTGGCCTCGCTACGGGCGATTCCGGGCCTGGTCACTTTGCGGCCCGGCGACGCGAATGAAGTGGCCGAAGTCTATCGCACGATCATGCCCTGGAAGAACCGTCCCGTGGCCTTGATCCTCACGCGGCAGAACTTGCCCACCCTCGACCGCACGAAGTTCGCCCCGGCCTCTGGCGTGGCCCGCGGCGCCTACGTGCTGGCCGACGCCGCCGGCGGCAAGCCCGAGGTGATTCTGATCGGCACGGGCAGCGAAGTTTCGCTCTGCCTCGAAGCTTACGAGAAGCTGACGGCCTCGGGCGTGAAAGCCCGCGTGGTCAGCATGCCTTCGTGGGAACTGTTCGACGAGCAGGACGCCGCGTATCAGGCTTCGGTGTTGCCGCCGGAAGTGACGGCCCGCGTGGCGGTCGAGACGGGCGTGGTTCAAGGCTGGCACAAGTACATCGGCCCGAAGGGACAATTCGTCGGCATGCACAGCTTCGGCGCCTCGGCGCCCGGCGGCGTGCTGGCCAAGCATTACGGGTTCACCGTCGATAACGTCGTCGAGCACGCCAAGAAGGCGCTGCAGGGTTAATGCCTGGAGGGCCGGGCGCCCCCGCCCGGCAAAGACGGAGGGCCGGGCGCCCTCGCCCGGCAAAGACGGAGTCCAGAACGGGCGAGGGCGCCCGGGCCTCCATTCGTTAAAGCCACGGGCGAGGGCGCCCGGGCCTCCATTCGTTAAAGCCACGGGCGAGGGCGCCCGTCCCTCCATTCGATTGCGGACTACTCGTAATCCCACTTCAGGATCCAGGGATCCTTTGTGCGCTGCTGAAAGTCCTTCAGCTTGCCTTTCATCTCGGCTAACTGCTCCGCGTGCTTCGCATCGGCGGCCAGGTTCTTCACTTCATCGGGGTCGGCCGCCAGATCGTAAAGCTCGAATTGCGGCCGCTGCAGGTAAGCTTGCACGGTGCGCTTGCCGTAGAGAGCATCCGAGCCGCGGCGATAGACCTCTTGCCAGGTTGGCGCTTCCCACAAGTCGGAAGCGAACGGGTAAGGCAGCGGATGAGCCAGATTCCAGATCAGCTTGTATTGCCGCGTGCGGACGACTCGCATCGGGTAGTACATCGTGATCTCGTGAAACGTGTGCGAGGCATAGATTTCGTCCCAGCCGGCCGGGCGCTCTTCGTCGATCGCCCGCAGAAACGAACGCCCGTGAAACTTCTGCTTGCCGCCCAGCGCGCCGGCGAAATCGAGAATCGTGGGGGTGATGTCGACCCAACTGACCATCGCCTGCGAGGCGCCGCCGCGGCGCTTTTGCTCAGGCCGCCGCACGATGCACGGCGAGCGCAGCCCCGGCTCGTAGACGTTCGTCTTGGCGCCGGGAAAGGCGATGCCGTGGTCGGAAATGAAGACGATCAGCGTGTCGTCGTACTTGCCGGCCTTTTTCAGGATATCGACCAGCCGGCCGAGGCCCTGATCGACGCGCGACACCGACTCGTAATACTGCGCCAGCTCGGCCCGGCAGGCCGGCGTGTCGGGCAGAAACGGCGGCACGATCACGTCTTTCGGATCGTAGGGCGCCGGCTCGATGCCCGGATAGCCTTGCGGCCGGTTGCCAAACGCGTTGGGCTTTTCCGGCAGGCTTTCGACGCGGTCGCCGCTGCGGTGCGGGTCGGCCGTGCAGAAATACAGAAAGAACGGCCGCGCGTCGTCGTCGGCGATAAAATCGCGGCAGGCGTCGGCCATCGCCGCCGGGCTGCGCGCGTTGCCGGGCAAGGCTTTGTCGAAATGATAGACCGCCTCGGGCCCGACGTGATACTTGCCCACGCGAGCCGTGCGATAGCCGGCCGCGGCCAGCAGCACGGGCAGCGACTTCACGTTGTCGTAGGTGCGAAAGTGGTGATAGCTGTGTTCGTGGCCGTACTGGGCGTTGGCGTGGTTGAACAGCCCGGTCAAGATCACCGAACGGCTGGCGCTACAACTGGCCGTGGTGCAGAAGGCCCTGTCGAGCCGCGTGCCGTCGGCCGCCAGGCGGTCGAGGTTCGGCGTCTTGATGACCTTGTTGCCGTAGCAACCGGCATCGGGGCTTTGATCGTCGGTCACGAACAGCACCACGTTGCTGCCCGCGGCCTCGGCCGTGGCGGCGAACAAGAGGCCCAGCAGGAAAGCGCGTGCGAAGTGGAACGGAGTCATGGCATGCATCTCGGGGGCGGGTCGGAAGCGTTCAGATAAGCAAAAAGCCGGCGCCTCGCCCGTGCGGCGAGGCGTCGGCTCTGTAGTCGCTCGTCGTCCGTGAAAGGGATGGGCGGCCGAGCCGCCCAAAGTTCGCCAGCGATCCGTCACCACAGAAGTTTCGAGCCGATGACGAACGAGTGCGGGAAACAGGACTTGAACCTGCACGACCGGTAAGGGTCACCAGGCCCTCAACCTGGCGCGTCTGCCAATTCCGCCATTCCCGCTGGCGTCGCGGTGACATCGGTTTCACATTGCACGTAAAGGATTTACGCCGATTTTGAAGCCGAATCACCTCACTGCTGTATTGTACCAAAAGGGCGGTGACGTTGGAAGTCTGTGTACCAAAAGTGTACCATCATCGCCGCATGCTTGGGTCGTTTGGCGCCGTGCGATCGCCTGAATCCCCTTCGCGATCAACTCGCCGGCAACTATGGCGTCAGCAATGACGGTTGATTCGCGGTCGCAAGCAGGTTCAGCCCTCGCGGGGGCGCAGCCGAGCGGCAGAGCATACAGGCCGACAAAAACCGCTCGCGGAGCGAGGCGAGCGTCTCGTCATGGTCGACCTACCGTGTCGCAGGCGGGGCAGCGCGCGGCAAGCGCGGCGTGCGTT
It includes:
- the tkt gene encoding transketolase; protein product: MTAPTATAPTKSIQQLAINTIRTLAMDGVQKANSGHPGTPMALAPVAYSLWNEVLKYDPDQPNWPNRDRFVLSCGHASMLLYSTLYLARVKQAGPDGKPTDELAIPLDQLQQFRQLHSRCPGHPEYGESSGIETTTGPLGQGISNSVGMAIAERWLAAHFNQPGFKLFDYRVYALCSDGDLMEGVGSEAASIAGHLKLSNLCWIYDDNKITIEGETSLAFSEDVGRRFEGYGWRAIHVDDANDLAALNDAYQEFLKTDDRPTIIIVKSHIGYGSPHKQDNHSAHGSPLGEDEVRLTKEVYGWPADAKFLVPPEVVEHFADGVGARGKKLHAEWRAKLADYAKKFPELYDQLQRIERRELPKDWESGIPTFAADAKGLATRVSSGKVLNGLCSKIPWLVGGAADLAPSTMTNMNDVGSFEAGGYDGRNMHFGIREHGMAAAVNGMVLSGLRSFGATFFVFADYCRPSIRLASIMKIPSVFIFTHDSIGVGEDGPTHEPVEHLASLRAIPGLVTLRPGDANEVAEVYRTIMPWKNRPVALILTRQNLPTLDRTKFAPASGVARGAYVLADAAGGKPEVILIGTGSEVSLCLEAYEKLTASGVKARVVSMPSWELFDEQDAAYQASVLPPEVTARVAVETGVVQGWHKYIGPKGQFVGMHSFGASAPGGVLAKHYGFTVDNVVEHAKKALQG
- a CDS encoding sulfatase, whose product is MTPFHFARAFLLGLLFAATAEAAGSNVVLFVTDDQSPDAGCYGNKVIKTPNLDRLAADGTRLDRAFCTTASCSASRSVILTGLFNHANAQYGHEHSYHHFRTYDNVKSLPVLLAAAGYRTARVGKYHVGPEAVYHFDKALPGNARSPAAMADACRDFIADDDARPFFLYFCTADPHRSGDRVESLPEKPNAFGNRPQGYPGIEPAPYDPKDVIVPPFLPDTPACRAELAQYYESVSRVDQGLGRLVDILKKAGKYDDTLIVFISDHGIAFPGAKTNVYEPGLRSPCIVRRPEQKRRGGASQAMVSWVDITPTILDFAGALGGKQKFHGRSFLRAIDEERPAGWDEIYASHTFHEITMYYPMRVVRTRQYKLIWNLAHPLPYPFASDLWEAPTWQEVYRRGSDALYGKRTVQAYLQRPQFELYDLAADPDEVKNLAADAKHAEQLAEMKGKLKDFQQRTKDPWILKWDYE
- a CDS encoding DUF1559 domain-containing protein gives rise to the protein MSRFYSRGAEGEQASLAGSRRAFTLVELLVVIAIIGILIALLLPAVQAAREAARRTQCVNNLKQLGVGLQNYHDVNNTFPFGKGGTGPCISPPGNCSRVSGFIPLLPYIEQQALYQMIESGGNGAPPYGPVGWTGWKNWNVQVPSLLCPSDTRPVPGPGAVGNNNYAFSHGDSIYNNCFNTNPISWNRGMFLWRNTIKLAMVTDGTSNTIAMSERIRAGFGTGKGGALVSVKEGTVNGLAGVNTSPGICLATANGMYYANSSNVKGYFGTDWTDGETERCGFTTVLPPNSPSCIITYNQYADGHGGVYSPSSNHPGGVNGLMVDGSVQFISDGINTGNLGMAEVNKGPSPYGIWGAMGSRDGGEGAASSVNPSG
- a CDS encoding carboxypeptidase-like regulatory domain-containing protein, with the translated sequence MGSDRFARSFCLAAWIALAGLGLGGSQGCSRAKRGDPNGRPVTGAVTYQGSPVEGANVTFVSASTPAFGRTDAEGKFKLATAAGENVPLGSYQVAIVKKEAPLVEPESSSTEELGDGGLPADYQFVPPDPNAPPPAEPKDLLPAKYADAAKSGLSATVTADGKNEFDFPLTD